The Vitis vinifera cultivar Pinot Noir 40024 chromosome 12, ASM3070453v1 genome has a segment encoding these proteins:
- the LOC100253220 gene encoding uncharacterized protein LOC100253220 — protein sequence MAQSLELLLIQFLMPDNDARRQAEEQIKRLAKDPQVIPALIHHLRTAKTPNVRQLSAVLLRKKITGHWAKLSPQLRHLVKQSLIESITMEHSPPVRRASANVVSIVAKYAVPAGEWPDLLPFLFQCSQSAQEDHREVALILFSSLTETIGIAFRPHFADLQALLLKCLQDETSNRVRVAALKAVGSFLEFTQDGAEVVKFREFIPSILNVSRQCLASGEEDVAIIAFEIFDELIESPAPLLGDSVKSIVQFSLDVCSSQNLESNTRHQAIQIISWLAKYKSNSLKKHKLVIPILQVMCPLLAESANGDEDDDLAPDRAAAEVIDTMALNLSKHMFPPVFEFASLSSQSANPKYREASATVLGVISEGCLDLMKDKLEPILHIVLGALRDPEQMVRGAASFALGQFAEHLQPEIVSHYESVLPCILNALEDASDEVKEKSYYALAAFCENMGEEILPFLDPLMGKLLAALQNSPRNLQETCMSAIGSVAAAAEQAFVPYAERVLELMKNFMVLTNDEDLRSRARATELVGMVAMSVGRIKMEPILPPFIEAAISGFALEFSELREYTHGFFSNLAEIMDDSFTQYLPHVVPLAFSSCNLDDGSAVDIDESDDENINGFGGVSSDDEAHDEPRVRNISIRTGVLDEKAAATQALGLFALHTKGSYAPYLEESLKILVRHSGYFHEDVRLQAIIALKYMLTAAEAVFQGHNEGPAKAKEIIDTVMNIYIKTMTEDDDKEVVAQACMSTAEIIKDFGYMAVEPYMPQLVEATLVLLREESACQQQESDSDIDDNDTEHDEVLMDAVSDLLPAFAKSMGPHFAPTFATLFNPLMKFAKSSRPPQDRTMVVACLAEVAQDMGAPIAGYVDALMPLVLKELASSEATNRRNAAFCVGELCKNGGESTLKYYGDILRGLYPLFGESEPDDAVRDNAAGAVARMIMVHPEAIPLNQVLPVFLKVLPLKEDREESIAVFTCVCNLVVASNPQILALVPDLVNLFAQVAASPVETSEVKAQVGRAFSHLISLYGHQMQPLLSNLSPVHANALAAFAPKS from the exons ATGGCTCAATCCCTTGAACTCCTATTGATTCAATTCTTGATGCCTGACAACGACGCTCGCCGGCAAGCTGAGGAGCAGATTAAGCGTCTGGCGAAGGATCCGCAGGTGATTCCAGCTCTGATTCATCATCTTCGCACTGCTAAAACCCCCAATGTTCGCCAACTCTCCGCTGTGCTCCTCCGCAAGAAGATCACTGGCCACTGGGCCAAGCTTTCCCCTCAGCTTCGGCATCTAGTGAAGCAGTCTCTTATTGAAAGCATCACCATGGAGCACAG TCCGCCAGTGAGGCGAGCAAGTGCAAATGTGGTAAGTATTGTTGCAAAGTATGCTGTTCCTGCAGGGGAGTGGCCAGATTTGTTACCTTTTCTGTTCCAGTGCAGTCAGAGTGCACAAGAAGACCATAGAGAA GTGGCATTGATTCTTTTCAGCTCATTAACGGAAACTATCGGGATCGCATTCCGACCTCATTTCGCAGATTTACAGGCTCTTCTCCTCAAGTGTTTACAGGATGAGACCAGCAATCGTGTTAGAGTTGCTGCTCTCAA GGCTGTTGGGTCTTTTCTAGAGTTCACTCAAGATGGGGCTGAAGTG GTCAAATTTCGAGAGTTTATTCCCAGCATTTTAAATGTATCAAGACAATGTCTTGCCTCTGGTGAGGAGGATGTGGCCATAAttgcttttgaaatttttgatgaACTGATTGAATCTCCTGCACCTCTTCTTGGGGACTCTGTTAAATCCATTGTGCAGTTCTCTCTTGATGTTTGCTCTAGTCAAAATTTGGAATCCAACACACGCCATCAG GCTATTCAGATCATTTCATGGCTAGCAAAATACAAGTCCAATTCTCTAAAAAAGCATAAGCTGGTTATCCCAATACTGCAAGTTATGTGCCCATTACTTGCAGAATCAGCTAATggagatgaagatgatgatcttGCCCCAGATCGAGCTGCTGCAGAAGTTATTGACACCATGGCTTTGAACCTTTCAAAGCACATGTTCCCACCAGTTTTTGAATTTGCTTCTTTGAGCAGTCAGAGTGCAAATCCGAAGTACAGGGAAGCTTCTGCTACAGTTTTAGGTGTCATTTCTGAGGGCTGTTTGGACTTGATGAAAGATAAGTTGGAACCTATCCTTCATATTGTGTTAGGGGCTTTGAGGGATCCTGAGCAAATGGTAAGAGGGGCTGCATCATTTGCATTGGGTCAGTTTGCTGAGCATTTGCAGCCAGAGATTGTATCTCACTATGAAAGTGTTCTTCCTTGCATTTTAAATGCCCTTGAGGATGCATCTGATGAAGTGAAG GAAAAGTCATATTATGCATTAGCGGCATTTTGTGAGAATATGGGTGAGGAGATCCTTCCTTTTCTTGATCCTTTGATGGGGAAACTACTTGCAGCCCTCCAAAACAGCCCCCGTAATTTACAAGAGACATGCATG TCTGCAATTGGTTCAGTTGCGGCTGCTGCAGAGCAAGCATTTGTTCCATATGCTGAAAGGGTTCTGGAGTTGATGAAAAATTTCATGGTGCTTACCAATGATGAGGACCTTCGTTCACGAGCAAGGGCTACTGAGCTAGTTGGGATGGTTGCAATGTCTGTTGGGAGAATTAAAATGGAACCGATCTTACCCCCTTTCATTGAAGCTGCAATTTCA GGTTTTGCATTGGAGTTCAGTGAGCTTCGTGAGTACACACATGGATTCTTCAGCAATTTGGCAGAGATTATGGATGATAGTTTTACACAG TATCTTCCACATGTTGTACCTCTGGCATTTTCGTCCTGCAATCTTGATGATGGTTCTGCTGTGGACATTGATGAATCTGATGATGAAAACATCAATGGATTTGGCGGAGTATCATCTGATGACGAAGCTCATGATGAGCCAAGAGTTCGAAATATCAGTATAAGAACAGGAGTGTTGGATGAAAAGGCAGCTGCAACTCAAGCCCTTGGCTTATTTGCACTTCATACCAAGGGTTCTTATGCACC tTATTTGGAGGAGTCATTGAAGATTCTGGTAAGACACTCAGGGTATTTTCATGAAGATGTTCGGCTTCAAGCTATTATTGCTTTGAAAT ATATGTTGACAGCAGCAGAGGCAGTTTTCCAAGGTCATAAT GAAGGGCCAGCAAAGGCAAAAGAAATTATAG ATACTGTGATGAATATTTATATCAAGACGATGACAGAAGATGATGATAAGGAAGTTGTTGCTCAAGCTTGTATGAGCACAGCTGAGATTATCAAGGATTTTGGATACATGGCTGTTGAGCCTT aTATGCCTCAGCTTGTTGAGGCAACCTTGGTATTGCTTCGAGAGGAATCAGCTTGTCAGCAACAAGAATCAGATAGTGATATTGATGATAATGATACTGAACATGATGAAGTGCTCATGGATGCAGTTTCTGACCTTCTTCCAGCATTTGCAAAGTCCATGGGTCCTCATTTTGCCCCTACTTTTGCAACACTATTTAACCCTCTAATGAAATTTGCG AAATCCTCACGTCCACCGCAAGATAGGACCATGGTGGTTGCATGCCTTGCAGAGGTTGCTCAGGATATGGGTGCTCCAATTGCAGGATACGTTGAT GCTTTGATGCCCTTGGTACTAAAAGAGCTAGCATCATCTGAGGCAACTAATAGGAGAAATGCTGCTTTTTGTGTTGGAGAGTTGTGCAAAAATGGCGGCGAGTCAACTCTAAA ATACTATGGTGATATATTGCGCGGGCTTTATCCATTATTTGGGGAATCTGAGCCAGATGATGCCGTAAGAGATAATGCAGCTGGTGCAGTGGCAAGGATGATTATGGTTCACCCTGAGGCCATCCCATTGAATCAG GTCCTTCCTGTTTTCTTGAAAGTTCTTCCTCTGAAAGAAGATCGTGAGGAGTCCATTGCTGTCTTTACCTGTGTATGTAATCTTGTTGTGGCATCTAATCCTCAG ATCCTTGCTCTAGTTCCAGATCTGGTTAATCTTTTTGCCCAAGTTGCAGCATCCCCAGTTGAAACTTCTGAAGTTAAAGCTCAAGTAGGAAGGGCTTTCTCTCACCTGATTTCACTCTATGGTCATCAAATGCAACCTCTTCTGAGCAACCTTTCACCTGTGCATGCCAATGCTCTCGCTGCATTTGCTCCGAAAAGTTGA
- the LOC100258265 gene encoding uncharacterized protein LOC100258265 has translation MTLYDLLNQGTTFLGISTLQELEEQQVILISIHMSSPPFNNPHYEDNSCPSLHYADLWSLLQEIDISVPVDDHNSLDRMDPIMFEQENSAMVQYSSQEKGLVGDNPINPVAFDQENSTMVQSSKEKGQVGGKTNLKTGERNRRIKHSQAKKTLLKHIADQQGSSVLRKENHNAKERVRRMQLNASYLALRSLLPDARRSKKRWSSPRIIDRVLEYIPELENEIENLTLKKENMLSSLANEQTHQNQPSDLQVPTVSVTEVRKGEVIVQICMQREPGNVLSNLMQNVEGEGMRIMSASSLHVCDERVCYHLHIQVCILHNFM, from the exons ATGACTTTATATGATTTGCTTAATCAGGGGACTACCTTCCTCGGAATATCGACATTGCAAGAACTTGAAGAACAGCAAGTCATTCTAATTTCTATACATATGTCTTCTCCTCCTTTTAATAATCCCCATTATGAAGATAACAGTTGCCCATCCCTCCATTATGCTGATTTATGGTCACTTTTGCAAGAAATTGACATATCGGTACCTGTTGATGATCATAACTCTTTAGACCGGATGGATCCTATAATGTTCGAGCAAGAAAATTCGGCCATGGTGCAGTACTCCAGCCAAGAGAAAGGATTGGTTGGAGACAACCCCATTAATCCTGTAGCGTTCGACCAAGAAAATTCAACCATGGTGCAGTCCAGCAAGGAGAAAGGACAGGTTGGAGGCAAAACCAATTTGAAGACTGGTGAAAGAAACCGCAGAATCAAACACTCACAAGCTAAGAAGACACTGCTGAAACACATTGCAGATCAACAAGGGTCAAGTGTGCTTAGGAAAGAAAACCATAATGCCAAGGAGAGAGTACGAAGGATGCAGCTCAATGCATCTTACTTGGCTCTTCGTTCGTTGCTACCAGATGCTCGAAGATCAAAG AAGAGATGGAGTTCACCGCGAATAATTGATAGAGTTCTTGAGTACATCCCTGAGCTGGAGAATGAGATAGAGAATCTCACTCTCAAGAAGGAAAACATGCTATCCTCCCTCGCAAACGAGCAAACTCACCAGAATCAGCCTTCAGACCTCCAAGTTCCCACGGTTTCAGTGACTGAAGTTAGAAAAGGTGAAGTAATCGTGCAAATATGCATGCAACGAGAACCAGGCAATGTGCTCTCAAATCTGATGCAGAATGTAGAGGGTGAAGGCATGAGGATCATGAGTGCTTCAAGTCTTCATGTTTGTGATGAACGAGTCTGCTACCACCTGCATATTCAGGTATGtattttacataattttatGTGA